The following is a genomic window from Deltaproteobacteria bacterium.
CGTCGTTGAGCATCAAAAAGATCCACTGATGCCTGCATGTTGAGCCAATATTCCGGTGAAGTCTTGAAGGCCTTGGCCAGCCGGATTGCCGTGTCAGGCGTAACCGATCTCCAACCGTTGATCAATTCGTTGGCCCGCGGCCGGGAGATTCCCAGGGTTTTGGCAAATTTATTTTGAGTAACTCCAAGAGGCTTCAAGTACATCTCCTTGATGATTTCACCCGGATGCGTGGGCCTTCTGTATTTTGGGATCATGGAATTTCCTCCTCTATTAATGGTACTGCTCCAAATCGACCTGATGGATATGTCCGTCTTTGAATTCAAATGTTATTCTCCACGGTCCATTGACGGCGACAGACCACTGATTTTTTCGCGCCCCTTTCAGGCGGTGCAAGTGAATCCCCGGAGTTGACTGCATATCCTCCGGTTTTGTTGCGGCCGCGAGCATATCCAGCAGATAACAGATTCTTTTCTTCAGGTTCTGATTGATCCGTTTCGAGCGGCCATAATGAAACAATTCCTCCAATCCCCCATGCCTGAACGAAACGATCATTATAGTAATAGTGTAATGGACTCCATAACAAAATACAAGGAAATTTTATTTGCCTGCCCGTCCCCCGCGTCTCCGCAAACTTCTTCACTTTCCTCCACCGCCGGTCTACCTAAACGTGAAATCAGTCAACATACTAAAAAAAACAAAAAAATGACTTTATTCGTATGAAAAAAAGCAGTAAAATGGCCCAAATCTAATGAAAAGACACCTTTACCAATACCTCTTGAATTGGAAGGCCTCGGACCAACGGAAACCTCTTTTACTCAAGGGCGCGCGGCAGGTGGGCAAGACCTATCTCCTCACCGCCTTTGGCCAAAAAGAATTTCCCCATTACCACCACTTCGATTTTACCAAAGACAAAAAGTTGGGCGCTGTATTTGCGGACAGCCTCGACCCGCTTGAAATTATCCGGCGGTTGGAAATCAAATACGATCTCAAGATCGACGCGGATCGGGACTTGATTATCCTTGACGAGATTCAGGAATGTCCCCGCGCCATCACGGCGCTTAAATATTTCTGTGATGATTTTAATAATTCCACCGTCATTGGTTCCGGTTCTTTTTTGGGACTGACCCTCTCCCCGGACGCCTACCCTGTGGGTAAAGTAAAAACAGTGACGCTCTACCCCATGAGTTTTTTTGAATTTTTGGAGGGATTGGAAAAAACAAACCTGCTGGGCGAGATCATCCGCGGGATTCCCAAAAGCAACATCTCAAAAACCGTTCATGAAAAAGCATGGGAATACCTGAAATATTTTCTGATCACGGGCGGACTGCCCGAGATCGTACAAACCTTCAAGGATCATGCAGACAGTCTGCCGCAGGCCCTCCATAAGGTGCGCGAACTGCAATCGGAAATCCTCGACAATTACACAAGCGACATCGCCAAACACTGCGGCAAAACAAATGCAATCAAGATAAACGCCGTGTTCAATAACGTACCCCTGCAACTGGCCAGAGAAAACAAAACCAGTCAAAAATTTATGTTCAAGGATGTTTTGCCGACACGCTCAAACTACGAACACCTTGAGGATCCCATTGAGTGGTTGATCAAGGCGGGGCTCATTTACAAAACCCCCATCTGCAAACGGGCGGAGTCTCCCCTCAAGGCCTATACGGATCACAACAAATTCAAGTTGTTTTTATTCGACGTGGGATTGTTGGGAGCGATGGTTGGTTTGGAACCAAAACATATTTTGGACTATGATTACGGCGGTTACAAAGGATATTTTGCGGAAAACTATGTGGTGGGTGAATTGGCGTCCGCGTTGCATCCATCACTCTTCAGCTGGCAAGAGGGGACAAGCGAAATTGAATTCCTGGTGGAAATAGGGGGTCAGATTATCCCCATCGAGGTCAAAGCAGGGATTAATAAAAAAGCAAAAAGCCTGCGCGTCTTTCTGGAGCGCTACCATCCCAGACACAGTTTTTTGATCTCGGGAAATCCTGTGGAGCTCAAAAAGACAGGGCTATCCTGCCTGCCGCATTATGCCACTGCTTTGCTGGATCGGCTTGTCTAGAGCCTGTCAGCGACGAAGGAGCATACAGCACCAACCGTAGTGAAAGACATATATAGGGTGCAGGCAGTTGTTACGGTCTTCTACAGTAAAATCATGACGCACCGCGCCTTGACCAAAAAAAAACCGATAAGTCACCAATCAAATAAAAGCGGGGGGGAATCTCAATGTCTCCCTCCCGGAAGATATTGCCGTCGATTCACAGGGGGAAGCCGCCTTTGTCGATCGGGCGAGGGCTTTGGCCGACGCGCGGCCGGAGATCGACTCGATGAGCGTATGCGGGCGCTACAATCTCTACTACTGGCTGAAGGCGCTCTATCGCTGGAACCGGGGCCTGGGAGATTACATGGAACCACCGGAACATTAAAACTCCAGACATCTTGAGATATTGAGGGAGGAAATTTTCTGGTGGGCCTTTTTGTCGGCAGTAAGCCAAACGCCACCGACCAGTTTGGCATTGGAGGCATAGATGGCGTCGTACCCGCTCAAACCATATTTTTTGGCCATCTCAATGGCCAGTGCCAAACACTCTCTTCCATTTCCGATCCGCATCATTCCAAATTCTTGAAGGGTCTCCATATAGTCGCTAATCTCTTGTTGCGAATCAAGCAGGCGGCAAAATACCGATAGCATTTCATTAAAAAAAAGTTCAGGAACCGCAAAATCTCGAGGAGACTCCTTGACTGCATCCAAAACGCGGAGGGCCTCTTCTTTGCCATTTTCACCGGCAATAAACCACTTGATGGCCACAGAGGCATCAATAACTTGTATGGTCATGACCGGATTTCACGGATCAGATCAAGAGAGGTCTTACCAGGGGGCAATTTAATATTGGCCTGTTTGATTTTTTCAACCGCGGCCTCTCTTTTTCTGTCGGCATCGTAATCGGCGAACCTTTTTTGGTAATCCTCCAGGCTGATAATGACAGCCGCCGGCTCCCTGTTTTTTTCCAGAAGGATTGGCTCTCCGGTCTTTTTAAGCCTCTTGAGCATAGCCCCCAGGTTTTGCCTGATCTTTAAGGCGTTTGTTTTTTGCATGCCAAAAGTATGACACGTGACTATACACGTGTCAAGTCAACATAAAAATCGGGCTAAAACTCCGGATCCGGCGCCCCCAAAGGTTCCGGAGATTTGGAGGGGATGTAGGGGATTTCCCTTGGAGGTTGGGCCGGCGTTTCGATATCAGGCTCGTTACCGGACGAAGTCCTGGGCGGCTTGATATCGCCGGACGGCTTGTAGGGCAAATCGACCGGCGGTTTTTTGGAACCGGTATCGGATGTGGATGTGGGGGGGCCGGTGTCGGGCCCGACGGGGCCGATGGGGCCTTCTTGGGCAAAGGTAACGCGAAATAGTAACAACAAACAAATAAGGGCACATCTTGGAACCACCCCCACTGTCATCCCCGCGAAAGCGGGGATCCAGACTGGATTCCCGCCTGCGCGGGAATGACATCCTACCCATTTATTCATTCGATTCCTCAAAAACATAAACCCCCCCCAACTCCGCCGCCAAAGCCGGCGCCTTTGTCTTCAACTCCGCATATTTCTTCTTCGCCTCCGCAAAATTCTTTGTGTCGAGGTCGACCAGCAAAAGATTAAACAGAATCCGGTTATCGGCGGGGTTCATCTTTTGCGCCTTCAGATAGGCCTCCCTCGCCTTGGCCGGCTTTTTCATGTCGCGCTGGACATTTCCCTCGACAATCCACAAATCAGCCGAGTCCTTGATGGCGCGGGCCTTGCCAATCCAGGCGAGCGCCCCGTTATGATCCCCGTCTTTCCGATAGACATCCGCCAGCTGTTGCATGAGCAGGGCATTTTGCGGATCGCCCTCAAGCGCCTTTTTGTAGAATTCAATTGAATCGTCAAAGGCCCCTATCCTTTCGTTGGCCACGGCCAGATTCCGGAGGGCAAAGGGGGAATTCGGCTCCATTTCGACAACCTTCTTGTAAGCCGAAATCGCATCAAAGTATTTTTTTTCGTCCCTGGTGACATTGCCCAAAAGGGACCACGCCAAGATCGAGTGCGGCTCCAAGGCCGTCCATTTGACGAGCGCCTCCTCCGCAGACTGATTTTGCCCCTCCTTGCGGGCCGCCTTCACCTTGGTCTTGAGCGATTCGACCGTTTCCACCACTTCCACCTGAAAGCGCCGGAGAAGTTCCGGTTGAGATATTTCCCCCTTTTTGTATTCGAGAACGTCGGAGAGGTAAAACCGGGCCTTGAAGATCGATTGTTCGCTCCCTGTCGCCTCCAAAAAAACCGCCTTAAACGGCGCCTTCGCCTCGGCCAGCCGAACCCCCAACTCGATGACAAAACTGTCGAAATTCTGTACAGCAAACGGTTCCCTGTTTTGAAGTTTGAGGGTCAGAAGAGAACCATCCTCCTTTTTTTCGTACGGCTCGCGGAATATCTCCTTGAAGGAATCTTCCCATGTGAGTGGGTGTGGTTTTCCGGGCCGGGAAGACCTTGCCGGAGAAGAACCGGTAGCTGATTCATCCATCAATTCGGGTGGAGAGGATTCTTTTAAACCTGAATCGCCGCCACACGAAAAAAAGAAGGACAAAAAGAGGAAATACAGAAAAGACACATCGCATATATACAGGATGCGGCTTGAATTGACAAATCCCCAATAATCACCGCTAATTGGGGGCAAAATACCCCAATTCTCACCGGGTGGATTGGGGGTTTAAACCCTCTCTCACGAAGAGACCTCCTTGCCCCTTTGTTAAAAACGTACTAAAATTAACTGGTTAAGAATGACGATAATTTTCTTCTTCGTGGCACAACTCTTGCTTATGAAACATAAGGAAGATTTGTGCAAGCGAGCCATCTGGCTTTGCCAGTGGCAAGCGCGGGGTTTGGGGCCATTTGAGGCCCGAAATCCATAAATGCGAATAGCAACAAACGGGCCGAAAGGGCCCCAAGTCAAATGTCATATAGCATTGGTGGTTACAGCGTTGAAGATTTGGTCAGCATGACGACCGAAGAGTTGGATGCCCTGTTGCAGACCGAGTGGGCCGATTTGTCGGAGGACGAACTCGAGGAGGCGAAGGCCGAACTCGACGAGGAAATCTCCGCCTACAAGGATGAGTTGGACAATGCCGCCGATGAGCTGGAGGATGCCGTCGACGGCATTGACGACGACGCCGAACGGGCCGACGCCGAGGAATTGCTGGCCGAGGTGGAAGCGGAACTGGAAAAAGCGGACAGCCTTGAAGATGCGGTGGATGATGAATATGTCGATATTCAGGAACACTCGATTGACGCCACCGACGGCGAAGACGTGAGCATTTCGGACCTCGACTTGGACGGCGGCACCTATACCTACTCCATGAGCAGTGGCTCCACAAACCCCTTTGGCGAAGACACCGATGAAGATTATCTAAAAGACGAAGGGATCACCAACGACGACGGAGAAGTGATCAGCGATTACAACAGCGACGGATTCATGAACCAGGATGACATCGACGCGGC
Proteins encoded in this region:
- a CDS encoding HigA family addiction module antidote protein yields the protein MIPKYRRPTHPGEIIKEMYLKPLGVTQNKFAKTLGISRPRANELINGWRSVTPDTAIRLAKAFKTSPEYWLNMQASVDLFDAQRRHRYKNIRPLLAA
- a CDS encoding type II toxin-antitoxin system RelE/ParE family toxin, whose protein sequence is MIVSFRHGGLEELFHYGRSKRINQNLKKRICYLLDMLAAATKPEDMQSTPGIHLHRLKGARKNQWSVAVNGPWRITFEFKDGHIHQVDLEQYH
- a CDS encoding ATP-binding protein, with the protein product MKRHLYQYLLNWKASDQRKPLLLKGARQVGKTYLLTAFGQKEFPHYHHFDFTKDKKLGAVFADSLDPLEIIRRLEIKYDLKIDADRDLIILDEIQECPRAITALKYFCDDFNNSTVIGSGSFLGLTLSPDAYPVGKVKTVTLYPMSFFEFLEGLEKTNLLGEIIRGIPKSNISKTVHEKAWEYLKYFLITGGLPEIVQTFKDHADSLPQALHKVRELQSEILDNYTSDIAKHCGKTNAIKINAVFNNVPLQLARENKTSQKFMFKDVLPTRSNYEHLEDPIEWLIKAGLIYKTPICKRAESPLKAYTDHNKFKLFLFDVGLLGAMVGLEPKHILDYDYGGYKGYFAENYVVGELASALHPSLFSWQEGTSEIEFLVEIGGQIIPIEVKAGINKKAKSLRVFLERYHPRHSFLISGNPVELKKTGLSCLPHYATALLDRLV
- a CDS encoding type II toxin-antitoxin system VapC family toxin, whose translation is MAIKWFIAGENGKEEALRVLDAVKESPRDFAVPELFFNEMLSVFCRLLDSQQEISDYMETLQEFGMMRIGNGRECLALAIEMAKKYGLSGYDAIYASNAKLVGGVWLTADKKAHQKISSLNISRCLEF
- a CDS encoding type II toxin-antitoxin system Phd/YefM family antitoxin, translated to MQKTNALKIRQNLGAMLKRLKKTGEPILLEKNREPAAVIISLEDYQKRFADYDADRKREAAVEKIKQANIKLPPGKTSLDLIREIRS
- a CDS encoding tetratricopeptide repeat protein; the protein is MSFLYFLFLSFFFSCGGDSGLKESSPPELMDESATGSSPARSSRPGKPHPLTWEDSFKEIFREPYEKKEDGSLLTLKLQNREPFAVQNFDSFVIELGVRLAEAKAPFKAVFLEATGSEQSIFKARFYLSDVLEYKKGEISQPELLRRFQVEVVETVESLKTKVKAARKEGQNQSAEEALVKWTALEPHSILAWSLLGNVTRDEKKYFDAISAYKKVVEMEPNSPFALRNLAVANERIGAFDDSIEFYKKALEGDPQNALLMQQLADVYRKDGDHNGALAWIGKARAIKDSADLWIVEGNVQRDMKKPAKAREAYLKAQKMNPADNRILFNLLLVDLDTKNFAEAKKKYAELKTKAPALAAELGGVYVFEESNE